The Montipora capricornis isolate CH-2021 chromosome 1, ASM3666992v2, whole genome shotgun sequence genome contains a region encoding:
- the LOC138017478 gene encoding major facilitator superfamily domain-containing protein 6-like produces MEKALKVGHWKVNKAQLKTWLPTLYYFFFYGALGSLFPFLNLFYRAVGMDPWQIGVLGGIRPLVALFFAPLWSVVADRWKTRKLVLVLSLISWIALTMPLAFVRHSTASEPCPEKSNSSELGLKTNEDFVDNRATIINRFEDISSEDDPLVSSLNDYREDMESDLDNFENLVRINAKIQKTKKSQTRRRGLALLDKPMPHSFGLPAEIELQGPIESKEENSERKPFDFKSRGGSYYNKRKNPKADTIFTEFLIIVFFGEVFQSPTDDINTHYDGTFLEHLGVLYQNAASNNIYSSIGIGVIAFTTGLILRFESKITICDEEYANYKLPFIIFSLLMFAAVVISYKFQFSYRRHRRCFGIKESLKQLITLDHATFLFMVLIMGIFRGVLFNFVYWNIVDIGGSDLVVGMTVVSQHLSDTIVSMSAPILMTYMGYIGMIYLGLASYALRFVIYSWLSTPESAWVTPTIELLQGFSHSTAWSAFLLYITSYTPTFSFPTGIFLLQALYLGVGGSVGSIVCGILIQTFSTNVAFRLFGFVSVFTCLVFMMIQPTGRQETLPSEADTMLFLTDEDDYSSYSEDEIFERKRRAILHLPSEDKGDCSIQPQKVVLPTYSSPLVPFCMSLGKEIHFS; encoded by the coding sequence ATGGAAAAAGCACTAAAAGTGGGACATTGGAAAGTAAACAAGGCACAGCTTAAAACATGGCTGCCCACCTTGTACTATTTTTTCTTCTACGGTGCTCTGGGTTCTCTCTTCCCATTTCTAAATTTGTTTTATCGAGCTGTTGGGATGGACCCATGGCAAATTGGGGTTCTTGGAGGTATTCGCCCTCTTGTCGCATTATTTTTCGCTCCATTGTGGAGTGTTGTAGCTGACAGGTGGAAGACAAGAAAATTGGTACTTGTTTTGTCACTGATAAGCTGGATTGCCTTAACTATGCCTCTAGCATTTGTGCGTCATTCAACGGCAAGCGAACCTTGCCCAGAAAAGAGCAACTCTTCAGAGCTTGGCCTCAAGACAAATGAAGATTTCGTGGACAATCGCGCGACCATTATAAATCGCTTTGAAGATATTTCATCGGAGGATGATCCTCTAGTTTCTTCACTCAACGACTACAGGGAAGATATGGAAAGCGACCTTGATAATTTCGAAAATTTAGTGAGGATAAATGCGAAGATACAAAAGACAAAGAAGTCCCAAACACGTCGGCGTGGCTTAGCTTTATTAGACAAGCCTATGCCTCATAGTTTTGGTTTGCCCGCGGAAATAGAGCTTCAGGGCCCGATTGAAAGCAAGGAAGAGAATAGCGAACGAAAACCGTTCGACTTCAAATCGCGAGGTGGTTCTTACTATAACAAGAGGAAAAACCCGAAGGCTGATACAATATTTACCGAGTTTctaattattgttttctttggcgAAGTCTTTCAATCACCCACAGATGATATAAATACCCATTATGATGGAACATTTTTGGAACATTTGGGGGTCTTGTACCAAAACGCGGCTAGTAACAACATATACAGTTCTATCGGTATTGGAGTTATAGCATTCACCACAGGTTTGATACTCCGTTTCGAATCTAAAATAACAATCTGCGACGAAgaatatgcaaattacaaattgCCCTTCATCATTTTCTCGTTGCTTATGTTCGCTGCTGTAGTCATCTCCTACAAATTTCAATTCAGTTACAGAAGACATCGGCGCTGTTTCGGAATCAAAGAATCCTTGAAGCAGCTGATAACATTAGACCATGCAACATTTTTGTTCATGGTTTTAATCATGGGCATTTTCCGAGGAGTCTTGTTCAACTTTGTTTACTGGAACATTGTGGATATTGGAGGCTCAGACCTTGTTGTTGGGATGACTGTTGTAAGTCAGCACCTTTCAGATACAATCGTGTCGATGTCGGCTCCAATCTTGATGACCTACATGGGATACATCGGCATGATATATCTGGGCCTGGCCTCGTATGCTTTACGCTTCGTTATCTATTCGTGGCTAAGTACCCCTGAGTCTGCTTGGGTCACTCCAACAATCGAACTCTTGCAGGGATTTTCACATTCCACAGCATGGTCAGCATTCCTTTTGTACATCACAAGCTACACTCCAACATTCTCCTTTCCCacggggatatttttgctcCAAGCGCTCTATCTGGGGGTTGGTGGCAGCGTCGGAAGTATAGTGTGTGGGATACTAATCCAGACTTTCTCCACCAATGTCGCATTTCGCTTGTTCGGTTTTGTAAGTGTTTTTACCTGTTTGGTGTTTATGATGATTCAGCCGACAGGTAGGCAGGAAACTCTCCCTTCTGAAGCAGACACGATGTTATTTCTCACGGACGAAGATGATTACTCAAGTTACAGTGAAGATGAGATTTTTGAGCGCAAGCGACGTGCAATTTTGCATCTCCCCTCTGAAGACAAAGGTGACTGTTCTATCCAACCACAAAAAGTGGTTCTGCCTACATATAGTTCCCCTTTAGTGCCATTTTGTATGTCCCTTGGGAAAGAAATTCACTTCTCATAG